The following are encoded in a window of uncultured Pseudomonas sp. genomic DNA:
- a CDS encoding DUF3096 domain-containing protein, which translates to MTLALTPLLSLIAGILILVVPRLLNYIVAIYLIVVGLVGIFGTGNFNLRF; encoded by the coding sequence ATGACCCTTGCCCTGACTCCGCTACTTTCGCTGATCGCCGGTATTCTGATCCTCGTGGTGCCGCGCTTGCTGAATTACATCGTGGCGATCTATCTGATCGTGGTTGGCCTGGTCGGGATATTCGGCACGGGCAATTTCAACCTGCGCTTCTAA
- a CDS encoding CBS domain-containing protein encodes MITVAEILRAKPQAAVYSVTPTTSVLEAIKLMAEKGIGALVVLDKGRLAGIVSERDYARKIVLLERSAADIAISEIMTADVLTVGLRDTSQDCMQLMTDRHLRHLPVLAEGELIGLLSIGDLVKHTIAEQASLIQQLEQYIRGE; translated from the coding sequence ATGATCACAGTCGCCGAGATCCTCCGTGCCAAGCCACAGGCTGCGGTTTATAGCGTCACGCCGACCACGTCGGTACTCGAGGCCATCAAATTGATGGCCGAAAAGGGCATTGGTGCACTGGTGGTGTTGGATAAGGGGCGCCTGGCGGGCATCGTCAGCGAGCGTGACTACGCGCGTAAGATTGTCTTGTTAGAGCGCTCGGCTGCCGACATTGCGATCAGTGAGATTATGACCGCCGATGTGCTGACCGTCGGTCTGCGTGACACCTCGCAGGACTGCATGCAGCTAATGACCGACCGCCATCTACGCCATCTACCGGTATTGGCTGAGGGCGAACTGATTGGCTTATTGTCGATCGGTGATCTGGTCAAACACACCATCGCCGAGCAGGCCAGCCTGATTCAGCAACTGGAACAATACATTCGCGGCGAGTAG
- the creC gene encoding two-component system sensor histidine kinase CreC, with product MPLGIRIFLVYFLFVGLAGWFVLSTVMDEIRPGVRQSTEETLVDTANLLAEILRDEVKAGRLQQSRLPQVLQAYGQRQPQAQIWGVEKTQVNHRIYVTDAQGMVLLDSTGTAVGQDYSRWNDVLRTLRGEYGARSTKEDPSDPDSSVMYVAAPIMDGAQIIGVVSVAKPNRTLQPYIERSEQRLAWLGGGLIVLGLLIGAFLSWWLSAALRKLTRYAQAVSAGQRAELPSVRGGELAQLAEAIERMRTELEGKAYVERYVHTLTHELKSPLAAIRGAAELLDSEMPAAQRQRFVANIDQESARMQQLIERLLHLAQVEQRQGLEEQVAVPLRALVDALLQAQMARISAAELRIENLIAAELSACGEAFVLRQALSNLLDNALDFTPLGGLLRFSAERLGEQLELRLFNQGEAIPDYALARLSERFYSLPRPSSGRKSTGLGLNFVEEVMQLHGGTLRIGNAQGGVEVCLRLPRFVDD from the coding sequence ATGCCGCTGGGGATTCGCATCTTCCTGGTGTACTTCCTGTTTGTTGGCCTGGCCGGCTGGTTTGTCCTGAGCACGGTGATGGATGAAATCCGCCCAGGGGTGCGCCAGTCCACCGAAGAAACCCTGGTCGATACCGCCAACCTGCTGGCGGAAATTCTGCGTGACGAGGTCAAGGCCGGGCGCTTGCAGCAGAGTCGCTTGCCGCAGGTGTTGCAGGCTTACGGTCAGCGCCAGCCGCAGGCGCAGATTTGGGGTGTGGAGAAAACCCAGGTCAACCACCGCATCTATGTTACCGATGCTCAAGGTATGGTCTTGCTGGACTCCACGGGCACGGCGGTGGGGCAGGACTATTCACGCTGGAACGATGTACTGCGCACCCTGCGCGGCGAATACGGGGCGCGCTCCACCAAGGAAGACCCCAGCGACCCCGACTCTTCGGTGATGTACGTGGCCGCGCCGATTATGGATGGCGCGCAGATTATCGGCGTGGTCTCGGTGGCCAAACCCAACCGCACGCTGCAGCCCTATATCGAGCGCTCTGAGCAGCGCCTGGCCTGGCTTGGCGGTGGCTTGATCGTATTGGGCTTATTGATTGGTGCATTTCTCTCCTGGTGGCTCAGTGCCGCGCTGCGCAAGTTGACCCGCTACGCGCAGGCGGTGAGTGCCGGGCAACGTGCGGAGTTGCCCAGCGTACGTGGCGGTGAGTTGGCGCAACTGGCCGAGGCCATAGAGCGCATGCGCACTGAGCTGGAGGGCAAGGCCTATGTCGAGCGCTACGTGCACACCCTGACCCACGAACTGAAAAGCCCGCTGGCGGCGATTCGCGGCGCGGCGGAATTGCTCGATAGCGAGATGCCCGCCGCACAACGCCAGCGCTTCGTCGCCAATATCGATCAGGAAAGCGCGCGCATGCAGCAGCTGATCGAGCGGTTGCTGCACCTGGCTCAGGTTGAGCAGCGTCAGGGGCTGGAAGAGCAGGTCGCGGTGCCGCTGCGGGCGCTGGTTGATGCCTTGTTACAGGCGCAAATGGCGCGAATATCCGCCGCTGAATTACGTATTGAGAACCTGATTGCCGCGGAGTTAAGTGCCTGCGGTGAGGCATTTGTACTGCGTCAGGCACTCAGCAATTTGCTGGATAACGCCCTGGACTTCACGCCTCTGGGGGGGCTGCTGCGCTTCAGCGCCGAACGCCTGGGTGAACAGCTCGAACTGCGCCTGTTTAACCAAGGCGAGGCCATTCCGGATTACGCCCTGGCGCGCCTGAGCGAGCGCTTCTATTCGCTGCCGCGCCCCAGCAGCGGGCGCAAAAGCACCGGTTTGGGGCTGAATTTTGTCGAGGAAGTGATGCAGTTACACGGCGGCACATTGCGTATCGGTAATGCCCAGGGCGGGGTCGAAGTGTGTCTGCGCTTACCGCGTTTCGTTGACGATTGA
- the creB gene encoding two-component system response regulator CreB, producing MPHILIVEDEAAIADTLIFALQSEGFTTRWVSLAEQALAEQQCKPADLLILDVGLPDISGFEACKRLRRFSEVPVIFLTARSEEIDRVVGLEIGADDYVVKPFSPREVAARVKAILKRMAPRQVEAECLSNRPFRLDVERVQIHYHEQLLSLTRHEFRLLQSLLAQPERVFSREQLLDGLGVAADVGYERTIDSHIKSLRAKLRQVSTNAEPIQTHRGLGYSYSPRHA from the coding sequence ATGCCGCACATTCTGATTGTCGAAGACGAAGCCGCGATTGCCGACACCTTGATTTTCGCCCTGCAAAGCGAAGGCTTCACCACTCGCTGGGTCAGCCTGGCCGAGCAGGCGTTGGCGGAGCAGCAGTGCAAACCGGCTGATCTGCTGATTCTTGATGTCGGCCTGCCGGATATCAGCGGTTTTGAGGCGTGCAAACGCCTGCGGCGATTTTCCGAGGTGCCGGTGATTTTTCTTACGGCGCGCAGCGAGGAAATCGACCGGGTGGTGGGCCTGGAAATCGGTGCCGACGATTACGTGGTCAAACCGTTCAGCCCGCGTGAAGTGGCGGCGCGGGTCAAGGCCATTCTCAAGCGCATGGCGCCACGGCAAGTTGAGGCCGAATGCCTAAGCAACAGGCCGTTTCGGCTAGATGTTGAGCGTGTACAAATTCACTACCACGAGCAGTTGCTGAGCCTGACTCGCCACGAGTTCCGCCTGCTACAAAGCCTGCTGGCGCAGCCCGAGCGGGTGTTCTCCCGCGAGCAGTTGCTTGATGGCTTGGGCGTGGCGGCTGATGTTGGTTACGAGCGCACGATCGACAGCCATATCAAGAGTCTGCGCGCCAAGCTGCGTCAGGTGAGCACCAATGCCGAGCCGATCCAGACTCATCGCGGCCTTGGCTACAGCTATTCGCCGAGACACGCCTGA
- a CDS encoding methyl-accepting chemotaxis protein: protein MTGVLKPGVRLLERFSFARKFQLVFVLFALPLGFSLWVISSNNLDRLNAIEHELEGSKALQGMAGVQQALIEQRTLLARWKGTETAAEALLRERAAHLAPALQALEQPLKSALLSDQARQHWQGISAGQAELGVDVLGKLALPDALERYQKNLLGLLALREQVATDSGLILDPNLDTYLMMEQLTYTLPRLLEQLGDFASQGYGAVVSQHFTLQSRVLIRDLRRSLDESHSQLLKAQSTLGLEAPRAMRQLQSPYDEALQGYQAFLAGIDRDMFEASPMALTPAQFVQRIEALQSQLLNLQAALYQQFAASLGDYRQQALSTMFKTIGVFSLLTLLALYVLFCLNASIRRSTAGIIVAAEGLRDGDLCARMQVHGADDLASIAMALNSAVDQLRGSMQGVNQQSQQLGGTVQVLNGEAHNALQSVEQQQAQMSQIAAAATQMAATAQSVAQSCEQAAVEAKQTREIANQSNQRSNRTSESMRQLSSRLGDSASTLQQLRTQTEQITRVVDVIKGIAEQTNLLALNAAIEAARAGEQGRGFAVVADEVRSLSQRTQNSTAEIAETVANLHRVVGQSVTQMEDAVRQAEGDVGSVLAMGDDLDAIVESVQRVTDRLAQIATAAEQQAATADEVSGNIQQVDQAASVLLEGAQAVSSAAEQLRQGSQVLAQNTARFKLD, encoded by the coding sequence ATGACGGGAGTACTCAAACCGGGTGTGCGGTTGTTGGAGCGGTTCAGCTTCGCGCGCAAGTTTCAGCTGGTGTTCGTGTTGTTTGCCTTGCCGTTGGGTTTTTCATTGTGGGTGATCAGCAGCAATAACCTCGATCGGCTCAACGCCATCGAGCATGAGCTGGAAGGCAGCAAGGCCCTGCAGGGCATGGCCGGCGTGCAACAGGCGCTGATTGAGCAGCGCACCCTGCTGGCGCGCTGGAAGGGCACCGAGACGGCCGCCGAAGCGCTGTTGCGTGAGCGCGCCGCTCACCTTGCGCCGGCCTTGCAGGCGCTGGAGCAGCCACTCAAATCAGCGCTGCTGAGTGACCAGGCCCGCCAGCATTGGCAGGGCATCAGTGCTGGGCAGGCCGAGTTGGGTGTTGATGTACTGGGTAAGTTGGCCCTGCCGGATGCCCTCGAACGTTACCAAAAGAACCTCCTGGGCCTGCTTGCCCTGCGTGAACAGGTGGCCACTGACAGCGGCCTGATCCTCGACCCGAACCTCGACACCTACCTGATGATGGAGCAGCTGACCTACACCTTGCCGCGCCTGCTCGAACAATTGGGCGACTTTGCCAGCCAGGGTTATGGCGCTGTGGTGTCGCAGCACTTCACCCTGCAGAGCCGGGTGTTGATTCGTGATCTGCGGCGCAGCCTGGATGAGTCGCACAGTCAATTGCTCAAGGCGCAATCGACCTTGGGGCTTGAAGCACCGCGCGCCATGCGTCAACTGCAATCGCCCTATGACGAGGCGCTGCAAGGTTACCAAGCCTTTCTCGCGGGGATTGACCGCGACATGTTCGAGGCCAGCCCGATGGCGTTGACTCCTGCGCAGTTCGTGCAGCGTATCGAAGCCCTGCAGAGCCAGTTGTTGAATCTACAGGCGGCGCTGTATCAGCAGTTTGCGGCGAGCCTCGGTGACTATCGCCAGCAGGCGTTGAGCACTATGTTCAAGACGATTGGGGTCTTCAGCCTGCTGACCCTGTTGGCGCTGTATGTCTTGTTCTGCCTGAATGCCTCAATCCGCCGCAGCACCGCCGGGATTATCGTCGCGGCCGAAGGCCTGCGCGATGGCGACCTGTGCGCACGCATGCAGGTACACGGAGCGGATGATCTGGCCAGCATCGCCATGGCCCTGAATAGTGCAGTCGACCAGTTGCGCGGCTCGATGCAGGGGGTTAATCAGCAAAGCCAGCAACTGGGCGGCACTGTGCAGGTACTCAATGGCGAGGCGCACAATGCCTTGCAGTCGGTGGAGCAGCAGCAGGCGCAAATGAGCCAGATTGCGGCGGCCGCCACGCAAATGGCGGCCACGGCACAAAGCGTGGCGCAGAGTTGCGAGCAGGCCGCAGTGGAGGCCAAGCAGACTCGCGAGATCGCCAACCAGAGCAATCAACGCAGCAACCGCACCAGCGAAAGCATGCGTCAGCTCAGCAGCCGGTTGGGCGACAGCGCCAGCACCTTGCAGCAGCTGCGCACGCAGACCGAGCAGATCACCCGCGTGGTGGATGTGATCAAGGGCATCGCCGAACAAACCAACCTGCTGGCGCTGAATGCCGCTATTGAGGCCGCGCGGGCTGGCGAACAGGGGCGCGGTTTTGCCGTGGTCGCCGACGAGGTGCGCTCGTTGTCGCAGCGCACGCAGAACTCCACAGCGGAGATTGCCGAAACCGTGGCCAACCTGCACCGCGTGGTCGGTCAGTCGGTGACGCAGATGGAAGATGCGGTGCGTCAGGCCGAGGGTGATGTTGGCAGCGTGCTGGCCATGGGTGATGACTTGGACGCGATTGTTGAGTCGGTGCAACGGGTGACCGACCGCTTGGCGCAGATCGCCACCGCCGCCGAGCAACAAGCCGCCACCGCCGATGAGGTCAGCGGCAATATTCAACAGGTCGACCAGGCCGCCAGTGTCTTGCTTGAAGGGGCGCAGGCGGTGAGCAGTGCCGCCGAACAACTGCGCCAGGGCAGCCAGGTGTTGGCGCAGAACACCGCGCGCTTCAAGCTTGATTGA
- a CDS encoding HD-GYP domain-containing protein translates to MLKRIAVADVRVGMYIHEFCGSWMDHPFWKSKFRLESEKDLQRVQASSVGELWIDVSKGLDVAQGTVSASTEEVAAQTEADLLAVAHSQPEALTSSMEEELQRAVKLCATAKAAVISMFGDARMGQALQFEQAGELVEEISESVLRHPNALISLARLKNANEYTYMHSVAVCALMIALARQLGLDDVQVREAGLAGLLHDIGKMAIPNDILNKPSKLTDNEFATMRDHPVAGSQMLLDSKQVGALVLDVCLHHHEKIDGTGYPHRLAGEQISLYARMGAVCDVYDAVTSNRPYKNGWDPGESIRKMAEWKGHFDPLVFQAFVKAVGIYPVGSLVRLESGRIGVVMEQKTGSLLTPMVKVFFSAKSKMPIAREVIDLSQLAGRDKIVGRETAEKWGFRHVDELWSGLAG, encoded by the coding sequence ATGCTGAAGCGCATCGCTGTTGCCGACGTCCGTGTCGGTATGTACATCCACGAGTTCTGTGGCTCCTGGATGGACCATCCTTTCTGGAAGTCAAAGTTTCGCCTTGAGAGCGAGAAAGACCTGCAGCGGGTTCAAGCCAGCAGCGTTGGCGAGTTGTGGATTGACGTCAGTAAAGGCCTGGATGTTGCCCAAGGCACCGTCAGTGCCAGCACTGAGGAAGTGGCGGCGCAAACCGAGGCAGATCTGTTGGCAGTGGCGCATAGCCAGCCAGAAGCGCTGACCTCGTCGATGGAGGAAGAACTGCAGCGTGCGGTCAAGCTATGTGCCACTGCCAAGGCCGCAGTCATCAGCATGTTTGGCGATGCACGCATGGGCCAGGCCTTGCAGTTTGAGCAGGCCGGCGAGCTGGTCGAGGAAATCTCCGAGTCAGTGTTGCGCCATCCCAATGCCCTGATCAGCCTGGCGCGCCTGAAAAATGCCAATGAATACACCTACATGCACTCAGTGGCCGTCTGCGCGCTGATGATTGCCCTGGCCCGCCAGCTGGGCTTGGATGATGTTCAGGTGCGTGAAGCCGGGCTTGCCGGTCTGTTGCATGACATCGGCAAAATGGCTATTCCCAATGACATCCTAAATAAGCCCAGCAAGCTGACTGACAACGAGTTCGCCACGATGCGCGACCATCCTGTAGCCGGTTCGCAGATGTTGCTCGACAGCAAGCAGGTCGGCGCGCTGGTGCTGGATGTGTGCTTGCATCACCACGAAAAAATCGACGGCACGGGCTACCCGCATCGTCTGGCCGGTGAGCAAATCAGCCTGTACGCGCGGATGGGCGCGGTGTGTGATGTGTATGACGCGGTGACCTCCAACCGACCGTATAAGAACGGTTGGGACCCTGGCGAGTCCATCCGCAAGATGGCTGAGTGGAAAGGCCATTTTGACCCCCTGGTGTTCCAGGCATTTGTCAAAGCTGTGGGCATCTACCCGGTGGGCTCGTTGGTGCGCCTGGAAAGCGGACGCATTGGTGTGGTCATGGAGCAGAAAACCGGCTCCCTGTTGACGCCCATGGTCAAAGTATTTTTTTCGGCCAAGAGCAAAATGCCGATTGCGCGCGAAGTCATCGACCTCAGCCAATTGGCTGGGCGTGACAAAATCGTCGGCCGCGAGACGGCCGAGAAGTGGGGGTTTCGCCATGTCGACGAACTCTGGAGTGGCCTAGCCGGTTAA